The proteins below come from a single Agrobacterium vitis genomic window:
- a CDS encoding segregation and condensation protein A — translation MEKLWQGDAAIERASDDPSLVIDVAGFEGPLDLLLFLARNQKVDLSRISVLALAEQYLLFVEEARSIRIELAADYLVMAAWLAYLKSRLLIPQQAKDDEPSGEEMAAALAFRLKRLEAMRDAAGKLVNRNRLGRDIFQRGAPEHVPDRVNSAFEASLYDLLSAYANLRQRQAYTQVTIERRTVWSLVDARTLLNRMIGEISDWTALDAYLLQYLADPTERVTAIASAFAASLELVREGKLEIRQAGAFEPIYMRGGKGRDAAGMLVPHADGGQA, via the coding sequence ATGGAGAAGCTGTGGCAGGGCGATGCGGCGATTGAGCGGGCCAGCGATGATCCGTCTCTGGTCATTGACGTGGCTGGCTTTGAAGGCCCTCTGGATCTTTTGCTGTTTCTGGCCCGCAATCAGAAGGTCGATCTGTCGCGGATTTCGGTTCTGGCGCTGGCTGAACAATATCTGCTGTTCGTCGAAGAGGCCCGCAGCATCCGCATTGAGCTTGCCGCCGATTATCTTGTTATGGCGGCTTGGCTTGCCTATCTGAAATCCCGGCTGCTGATTCCCCAACAGGCCAAGGACGACGAGCCGTCCGGCGAGGAAATGGCCGCAGCACTGGCCTTCCGGCTGAAGCGGCTGGAGGCGATGCGCGATGCGGCTGGAAAGCTGGTCAACCGCAACCGGCTGGGCCGCGATATCTTTCAGCGTGGCGCGCCGGAGCATGTGCCGGATCGAGTGAACTCGGCCTTTGAGGCCAGTCTCTACGACCTTCTCTCTGCCTACGCAAATCTGCGCCAGCGTCAGGCCTATACGCAGGTCACCATCGAGCGGCGCACAGTCTGGTCGCTTGTTGACGCCAGGACGCTGCTCAACCGGATGATTGGCGAGATCAGCGACTGGACGGCGCTGGACGCCTATCTGCTGCAATATCTGGCCGATCCCACGGAGCGGGTCACGGCGATTGCCAGCGCCTTTGCCGCTTCCCTGGAACTGGTGCGGGAAGGCAAGCTGGAAATTCGCCAGGCGGGCGCTTTCGAGCCGATCTATATGCGGGGCGGCAAGGGCCGGGATGCGGCGGGCATGTTGGTGCCTCATGCGGATGGTGGTCAGGCGTGA
- the scpB gene encoding SMC-Scp complex subunit ScpB, which produces MTGDNQPDDDDAKDGAGGLATIREREALRIVEALVFASAEPVSEGFLAERLPRGTDIGEMMKALQADYAPRGVNLVRVDGHWAFRTAADLAFAIRREDNEVRKLSRAALEVLAIIAYHQPVTRAEIEDIRGVQTSKGTIDVLLEAGWVRFRGRRRTPGRPVTFGTTRDFLDHFGLEELRDLPGMEELKGAGLLTGRIPANFHVPMPMDGDALGEDEDPITQLDLEELGLLAPADARDA; this is translated from the coding sequence ATGACAGGCGACAATCAACCGGATGACGACGACGCCAAGGATGGGGCAGGCGGGCTTGCGACCATACGGGAGCGCGAGGCCTTGCGCATCGTCGAAGCACTGGTGTTTGCCTCGGCAGAACCGGTATCGGAAGGTTTTCTGGCCGAGCGCCTGCCACGCGGCACCGATATTGGCGAGATGATGAAGGCGCTCCAGGCTGATTATGCGCCGCGCGGCGTCAATCTGGTGCGGGTTGATGGGCATTGGGCATTTCGCACGGCTGCCGATCTGGCCTTTGCCATTCGCCGCGAAGACAATGAGGTGCGGAAACTGTCGCGAGCGGCGCTGGAAGTGCTGGCGATCATTGCCTATCACCAGCCGGTCACACGGGCCGAAATCGAGGATATCAGAGGTGTGCAGACCTCCAAAGGCACGATCGATGTCCTGCTGGAGGCTGGCTGGGTGCGGTTTCGCGGTCGTCGCCGCACGCCGGGCCGACCTGTGACGTTCGGCACGACTCGCGATTTTCTCGATCATTTCGGGTTGGAGGAGTTGCGCGATCTGCCGGGCATGGAGGAATTGAAGGGGGCAGGGCTGCTGACCGGTCGCATCCCGGCGAATTTCCATGTGCCGATGCCAATGGATGGTGATGCGCTTGGTGAGGACGAAGACCCTATTACTCAGCTTGATCTGGAGGAACTGGGCCTGCTGGCACCCGCCGATGCCCGTGATGCATAA
- a CDS encoding twin-arginine translocase TatA/TatE family subunit: protein MGSFSMWHWLIVLAIVLLLFGRGKIPELMGDVAKGIKSFKKGMSDDDTAPDGTPKPADQSKTVDHRADDHK, encoded by the coding sequence ATGGGTTCTTTCAGTATGTGGCATTGGCTGATCGTTCTGGCGATTGTGCTGTTGTTGTTTGGCCGCGGCAAGATCCCGGAACTGATGGGTGACGTTGCCAAGGGCATCAAGAGCTTCAAGAAGGGCATGTCGGATGACGATACGGCCCCTGACGGGACGCCTAAGCCCGCTGATCAGTCGAAGACCGTGGACCACCGGGCTGACGATCACAAATAG
- the tatC gene encoding twin-arginine translocase subunit TatC, with protein MSDDIEDKPQPLIEHLIELRTRLIWSLGAFFLAFIVCFFFAKHLFNLLVIPYKWAVIWAHLDVSKAELIYTAPQEFFFTQVKVAMFSAMVIAFPVIAAQIYKFVAPGLYKNERQAFLPFLVASPVLFLMGAALVYFFFTPMVMWFFLAMQQAPGEGDVAISLMPKVSEYLSLIMSLVFAFGLVFQLPVVTTLLARVGIIDSKWLAEKRKYFIVIAFIVAAVLTPPDPMSQIGLALPTILLYEVSIYAAKLVERERSKKAAAEASTSTEVK; from the coding sequence ATGAGTGACGACATTGAGGACAAGCCGCAGCCGCTGATCGAGCATCTGATAGAGCTGAGGACGCGGCTGATCTGGTCTTTGGGTGCGTTTTTCCTGGCCTTCATCGTCTGTTTTTTCTTCGCCAAGCATTTGTTCAATCTTCTGGTCATCCCCTATAAATGGGCGGTGATCTGGGCGCATCTGGATGTCAGCAAGGCGGAGCTGATTTATACGGCACCGCAAGAGTTTTTCTTCACCCAGGTCAAGGTGGCGATGTTTTCTGCCATGGTCATCGCTTTTCCGGTGATTGCCGCGCAGATCTACAAGTTCGTGGCACCGGGCCTTTATAAAAACGAGCGTCAGGCTTTCCTGCCTTTCCTGGTTGCCTCTCCGGTCCTGTTCCTGATGGGGGCGGCGCTGGTCTATTTCTTCTTTACTCCGATGGTGATGTGGTTCTTCCTGGCCATGCAACAGGCGCCGGGGGAGGGTGACGTGGCGATTTCGCTGATGCCGAAAGTTTCGGAATATCTCAGCCTGATCATGTCTCTGGTCTTTGCCTTCGGTCTTGTCTTCCAATTGCCTGTGGTGACCACGCTTCTGGCCCGGGTTGGAATCATCGACAGCAAATGGCTGGCCGAAAAGCGCAAATATTTCATCGTCATCGCCTTCATCGTCGCGGCAGTGCTAACTCCGCCTGATCCGATGTCCCAGATCGGTCTTGCACTGCCCACCATCCTTCTCTACGAAGTCTCGATCTATGCGGCAAAGCTGGTGGAACGGGAGCGGTCGAAGAAAGCTGCGGCAGAGGCCAGTACTTCCACCGAGGTGAAATAG
- the serS gene encoding serine--tRNA ligase, protein MLDIKWIRENPALLDQALAKRGADPLSQSLIALDEQRRAVVQSMQDMQSRRNSASKEIGAAMAQKDMALAEKLKAEVASLKDTLPAAEEDERRLSAELTDALSRIPNIPLDDVPVGADEHDNVVARVVGQKPGWNHKAIEHPEIGEALGYMDFDRAAKLSGARFTVLTGPLARLERALGQFMIDLHTSEHGYTEVSSPLMVRDEAMYGTGQLPKFSEELFKTTDGRWLIPTAEVTLTNLVSGEILDQEKLPLRFTALTPSFRSEAGSAGRDTRGMLRQHQFWKCELVSITDAQSALAEHERMTACAEEVLKRLGLHFRTMTLCTGDMGFGAAKTYDLEVWLPGQNTFREISSCSVCGDFQGRRMNARYRNKDGKGTTFVHTLNGSGTAVGRCLIAVMENYLNEDGSITVPDVLLPYMGGLTRIEKAS, encoded by the coding sequence ATGCTTGATATAAAATGGATTCGTGAAAACCCTGCCCTTCTCGATCAGGCGCTGGCAAAGCGCGGAGCTGATCCCCTGTCGCAGAGCCTGATTGCACTTGATGAACAGCGCCGGGCCGTCGTCCAGTCCATGCAGGACATGCAGTCGCGTCGTAATTCCGCTTCCAAGGAAATCGGCGCGGCCATGGCGCAGAAGGATATGGCGCTGGCCGAAAAGCTGAAGGCCGAAGTTGCCTCTCTGAAGGACACCCTGCCGGCTGCCGAAGAAGATGAGCGCCGCCTGAGCGCGGAACTGACCGATGCCCTGTCGCGCATTCCCAATATTCCGCTTGATGATGTGCCTGTTGGTGCGGACGAACACGACAATGTCGTGGCGCGTGTTGTGGGCCAGAAGCCGGGCTGGAACCACAAGGCCATCGAGCATCCGGAAATCGGCGAAGCACTGGGCTATATGGATTTCGACCGGGCTGCCAAACTTTCTGGTGCACGTTTTACCGTCTTGACCGGGCCTTTGGCGCGGCTGGAGCGGGCGCTCGGTCAGTTCATGATCGATCTTCACACCAGTGAGCATGGCTATACGGAAGTCTCCTCGCCGCTGATGGTGCGCGATGAAGCGATGTATGGCACCGGCCAATTGCCGAAATTTTCTGAGGAACTGTTCAAGACCACCGATGGCCGCTGGTTGATCCCGACGGCAGAGGTGACGCTGACCAATCTGGTCTCCGGCGAAATTCTCGATCAGGAAAAACTGCCGCTGCGCTTTACAGCCTTGACGCCGTCCTTCCGCTCGGAAGCAGGGTCGGCTGGCCGTGATACGCGCGGCATGTTGCGCCAGCATCAATTCTGGAAATGCGAACTGGTGTCGATCACCGATGCGCAGAGCGCCTTGGCTGAACATGAGCGGATGACGGCCTGCGCCGAAGAAGTGCTGAAGCGTCTCGGCCTGCATTTCCGCACCATGACGCTTTGCACCGGGGATATGGGGTTCGGTGCCGCCAAGACCTACGATCTGGAAGTCTGGCTGCCGGGACAGAACACGTTCCGTGAAATCTCCTCCTGCTCGGTTTGCGGCGATTTCCAGGGACGGCGGATGAATGCCCGCTACCGCAACAAGGATGGCAAGGGTACGACCTTCGTTCACACGCTGAACGGCTCGGGTACGGCGGTTGGCCGGTGCTTGATTGCAGTGATGGAGAACTATCTCAATGAAGATGGCTCGATCACTGTGCCAGACGTATTGTTGCCCTATATGGGCGGTCTGACGAGAATCGAAAAAGCCAGCTAG
- the surE gene encoding 5'/3'-nucleotidase SurE, with product MRILLTNDDGIHADGLAVLERIAHTLSDDVWIVAPETDQSGLAHSLTLSEPLRLRQLGEKRYALRGTPTDCVIMAIRKLLPGKPDLVLSGVNAGANLADDVTYSGTVAGAIEGTVHGARSFALSQAYSYVAGHSIPWHVAETHAPELIAKLMHIDLPPGTLLNLNFPNCEPDEVAGVDVTSQGKLDFGLSVEERLDGRGLPYFWLRFGDRKGNFRAGTDISTLRDNRISVTPLKLDLTDYAVQDIIAAALNPEVGS from the coding sequence ATGCGGATTCTGCTGACCAATGACGATGGCATTCATGCAGACGGTCTGGCCGTTCTGGAACGAATAGCCCACACACTGTCCGACGATGTGTGGATTGTTGCGCCGGAAACCGACCAGAGCGGCCTTGCCCATTCGTTGACCCTGTCGGAGCCGTTGCGACTGCGGCAGCTTGGCGAGAAACGCTATGCGCTGCGGGGAACGCCGACTGATTGCGTCATCATGGCCATCCGCAAACTGCTGCCCGGCAAACCGGATCTGGTGCTGTCAGGCGTTAATGCCGGGGCAAACCTTGCTGATGATGTCACCTATTCCGGCACGGTGGCTGGGGCCATCGAAGGCACGGTGCATGGTGCGCGCTCGTTTGCGCTTAGTCAGGCCTATAGCTACGTGGCTGGCCATTCCATTCCCTGGCATGTGGCTGAAACGCATGCACCAGAGCTGATTGCCAAGCTGATGCATATCGACCTGCCACCCGGTACACTCCTCAACCTCAATTTTCCCAATTGCGAACCGGACGAGGTTGCGGGTGTCGATGTGACTTCGCAGGGCAAGCTTGATTTCGGTCTCAGCGTCGAAGAGCGGTTGGATGGCCGTGGGCTGCCCTATTTCTGGCTGCGATTCGGCGACCGCAAGGGCAATTTCCGCGCCGGAACTGATATCAGCACGTTGCGCGATAACCGTATTTCGGTCACGCCGCTGAAGCTGGATCTGACCGACTACGCGGTTCAGGATATCATCGCCGCCGCGCTAAACCCGGAGGTGGGGTCTTGA
- a CDS encoding protein-L-isoaspartate(D-aspartate) O-methyltransferase gives MKSAMLEKEGFAALVLRLRSEGISDINLLTAVEQTPRSRFVAHHLAEHAYSRQTIPLECGAFMEGADLAVRLIERLRVKPGQRVMEVGTGSGFMTAVLARLCERVVSVERYNTLVNDAQARLEQLSVRNAIIRHGDGSLGLPGEGTFDRIIATAAFPSMPKVFTEQLVHNGVLLAPLILDENRCVMVRLTRTGSRFEREDLFEVPYLPLTPNVAAFL, from the coding sequence TTGAAATCCGCAATGCTTGAAAAAGAAGGCTTTGCAGCCCTGGTGCTGCGGCTGCGCTCCGAGGGGATTTCCGACATCAACCTGCTGACGGCGGTGGAACAGACGCCCCGGTCGCGATTCGTCGCTCATCATCTGGCCGAGCACGCCTATTCCCGCCAGACGATCCCGCTTGAATGCGGTGCGTTCATGGAAGGGGCCGATCTTGCCGTCCGGCTGATCGAGCGCCTGCGTGTCAAGCCCGGCCAACGGGTGATGGAGGTCGGCACCGGCAGCGGGTTCATGACCGCTGTTCTGGCGCGGCTATGTGAGCGTGTCGTCTCGGTGGAACGCTACAACACGCTGGTCAACGATGCGCAGGCCCGTCTGGAGCAATTATCGGTCCGCAATGCCATTATTCGTCATGGCGATGGCAGCCTGGGCTTGCCGGGCGAGGGGACATTCGACCGAATCATCGCGACCGCCGCCTTCCCCTCGATGCCAAAAGTCTTTACCGAGCAACTGGTCCATAACGGGGTGCTGCTGGCTCCGTTGATTTTGGACGAAAATCGATGCGTCATGGTGCGGCTCACCCGGACGGGCAGCCGGTTTGAGCGGGAAGACCTGTTCGAGGTTCCCTATCTGCCCCTGACCCCAAATGTTGCTGCCTTCCTCTGA
- a CDS encoding peptidoglycan DD-metalloendopeptidase family protein — MRQSQSYKSGMPVAQILWVGLMASVATGCSSDSSRFSGLFSKTDSMTTASTGGQITGMANAPVPQTDVDGGGSYAPVASGGSMGGGGYGNRQQAMTQPYPAQQTYSPARRASSAVSVQKAELAPPSGSTASTGPISSRRQTASAQPFPAATHQSAALEDGDGLSTNTLPQPAKPGPANGQGANGQGANGWSTVNAPRVVLKPGESLATLSQRYGVPEKEIVKANGLSTAGAARPGQSILIPTFGSRNTPTRAAAAEGTLLPPGQSPGPTPRQEEKVAVLPTNPKLRDKVKTDIAANNTTNAAGTGKTPPAAGTYVVKSGDSIAKIARENGVSVTALKQANHLGTQGVRVGQTLELPQADQKLAATPVSTAPANTKPEAPKVTAAAPAPAAPTKSVTDVASADPGDKAPDATGIGKYRWPVRGAVVAPFGANVAGKRNDGIDISVPTGTPIKAAENGVVIYAGNGLKELGNTVLVRHDDGTVTVYGHADAISVQRGQKVQRGQQVATSGMSGNASQPTLHFEVRKDATPVNPMGFLE, encoded by the coding sequence ATGCGTCAGAGTCAGTCTTATAAATCCGGCATGCCTGTTGCCCAGATTCTCTGGGTTGGCCTGATGGCAAGCGTCGCAACTGGTTGCAGTTCCGATTCAAGCCGCTTTTCCGGCCTGTTTTCCAAAACCGATTCGATGACGACCGCCTCGACGGGCGGCCAGATCACTGGAATGGCTAATGCACCGGTGCCCCAGACGGATGTCGATGGCGGCGGCTCTTATGCTCCAGTGGCGTCCGGCGGATCGATGGGTGGCGGTGGTTATGGCAATCGCCAGCAGGCGATGACGCAGCCCTATCCGGCCCAGCAGACCTATTCGCCAGCACGGCGTGCTTCTTCGGCTGTGTCTGTTCAGAAGGCCGAACTTGCGCCGCCGTCCGGTTCCACCGCATCGACAGGCCCGATCTCTTCGCGCCGCCAGACGGCCTCGGCCCAGCCATTCCCCGCGGCCACACACCAGTCGGCTGCACTGGAAGATGGTGATGGTCTGTCCACCAACACCCTGCCGCAGCCGGCAAAGCCCGGCCCAGCGAATGGTCAAGGCGCCAATGGCCAAGGTGCCAATGGATGGAGCACGGTCAATGCACCCCGCGTCGTGCTGAAGCCGGGCGAAAGCCTGGCAACCCTGTCACAGCGTTACGGCGTGCCTGAAAAGGAAATCGTCAAGGCCAATGGACTTTCGACGGCAGGGGCTGCGCGTCCCGGTCAGTCCATCCTCATTCCGACCTTCGGTTCGCGCAATACGCCGACCAGGGCGGCTGCTGCCGAAGGCACGCTGTTGCCTCCAGGTCAGTCTCCTGGACCAACGCCGCGCCAGGAAGAAAAGGTCGCGGTGTTGCCGACCAATCCGAAGCTGCGCGATAAGGTCAAGACCGATATTGCTGCAAACAACACCACCAATGCCGCGGGCACCGGCAAGACGCCGCCTGCCGCTGGCACCTATGTGGTCAAGTCAGGCGACTCGATTGCCAAGATTGCCCGCGAAAACGGTGTTTCCGTTACGGCCCTCAAGCAGGCGAACCATCTCGGCACCCAGGGTGTCCGCGTTGGCCAGACGCTGGAACTGCCGCAGGCCGATCAAAAGTTGGCCGCGACACCTGTCAGCACGGCGCCTGCCAATACCAAGCCGGAAGCGCCTAAGGTGACTGCTGCGGCTCCGGCGCCTGCCGCGCCGACCAAGTCGGTCACCGATGTTGCCTCCGCCGATCCAGGCGACAAGGCCCCGGATGCAACCGGCATTGGCAAATATCGCTGGCCGGTGCGTGGTGCGGTGGTGGCTCCGTTTGGCGCCAATGTCGCTGGTAAGCGCAATGACGGTATCGATATTTCCGTGCCGACCGGTACGCCGATCAAGGCCGCCGAAAACGGCGTGGTCATCTACGCTGGCAATGGTCTGAAAGAACTCGGCAACACTGTGCTTGTGCGCCATGACGACGGCACTGTGACTGTTTACGGCCATGCCGATGCCATTTCCGTTCAGCGTGGCCAGAAGGTGCAGCGCGGCCAGCAGGTGGCGACGTCAGGCATGAGCGGCAATGCCAGCCAGCCCACCCTGCATTTCGAAGTCCGCAAGGATGCGACCCCGGTCAACCCGATGGGCTTCCTGGAATAG
- a CDS encoding ATP-binding protein, with translation MTDTLADLLREVTRLADAMERLAGPAPALNDWSGADCFVWHPTNQHLQPVPRPNRVALGLIRGVDRVRDILHENTERFALGFAANNVLLWGARGMGKSSLVKAVHADIVKATGVRLKLVEVHREDIASLPALMDLLKNSQERVLLFCDDLSFDHDDTAYKSLKAALDGGIEGRPDNVLFYATSNRRHLLPRHMMENEQSTAINPSEAVEEKVSLSDRFGLWLGFHKCSQDDYLAMIDGYAAHFKLPLLPEQLHAEALEWATTRGARSGRVAWQYIQDLAGRLRVDLGR, from the coding sequence ATGACCGATACGCTGGCTGATCTGCTGCGCGAAGTGACGCGGCTCGCCGATGCCATGGAGCGGCTGGCCGGTCCAGCCCCTGCGCTCAACGATTGGAGCGGAGCGGACTGCTTCGTCTGGCATCCGACCAATCAGCATCTGCAACCGGTGCCAAGGCCCAACCGCGTCGCGCTCGGCCTGATCAGGGGTGTCGACCGGGTGCGCGACATCCTGCATGAAAACACCGAACGGTTCGCGCTTGGCTTTGCCGCCAACAATGTCCTGCTCTGGGGCGCGCGCGGCATGGGCAAATCCTCGCTGGTCAAGGCGGTGCATGCCGATATCGTAAAGGCTACCGGAGTGCGGCTGAAGCTGGTGGAAGTACACCGCGAAGACATCGCCTCCCTGCCTGCGCTGATGGACCTGCTGAAAAACAGCCAAGAGCGGGTGCTGCTGTTTTGCGACGATCTTTCCTTCGATCATGACGATACCGCCTATAAATCGCTGAAGGCGGCACTGGATGGCGGTATCGAGGGCCGTCCGGACAATGTGCTGTTCTACGCCACCTCCAACCGCCGCCACCTCCTGCCCCGGCATATGATGGAAAATGAGCAATCGACCGCCATCAACCCGTCGGAAGCCGTCGAAGAAAAGGTCTCGCTCTCCGACCGATTCGGCCTTTGGCTCGGCTTTCATAAATGCAGCCAGGACGACTACCTGGCGATGATTGACGGCTATGCCGCACATTTCAAGCTGCCGCTACTGCCTGAGCAATTGCACGCCGAGGCACTGGAATGGGCCACCACGCGAGGTGCGCGCTCCGGCCGTGTCGCCTGGCAATATATCCAGGATCTGGCCGGGCGGTTGCGTGTCGATCTTGGACGCTAG
- the yajC gene encoding preprotein translocase subunit YajC, with the protein MFITQAFAQDAAPAAGGMGSGFEMLLLFAPLMVIWYFLLIRPQRNQLKKREATLSAIRRGDQVVLGGGLIGKVTKVTDDKELEVEIADGVKVKALRSLIAEVRVKGEPVKAEIAKADGSKTDA; encoded by the coding sequence ATGTTCATAACACAGGCATTCGCTCAGGATGCAGCACCTGCCGCTGGCGGGATGGGGTCCGGGTTTGAAATGCTTCTGCTTTTCGCACCCTTGATGGTGATCTGGTATTTCCTGCTGATCCGCCCGCAGCGCAACCAGCTCAAAAAGCGGGAAGCAACGCTGTCGGCCATTCGCCGTGGCGACCAGGTGGTGCTGGGTGGCGGCTTGATCGGCAAGGTGACCAAGGTCACTGACGACAAGGAACTGGAAGTCGAAATTGCTGATGGCGTCAAGGTCAAGGCACTTCGCAGCCTGATCGCCGAAGTGCGCGTCAAGGGCGAACCGGTCAAGGCCGAGATTGCCAAAGCCGACGGTTCCAAGACCGACGCTTGA